The genomic region GTCCTTAAAATTGCCTGTCCAGTCTTCGGTGGAGGCCGGCACGAAATAGCCGTAACCTTGCCCTTATGACCACACACCAACTCCCAACACTCTCCACCATGACCCAGGCCTTTCTCAGCCGGGATCGCGCCTTCGACGGTGTCTTTTTCACAGGGGTTCGCACGACCGGCATCTTCTGCCGGCCCACCTGCCACGCCAAAAAACCCCGGCTGGAAAACCTCCGCTTCTACCCTAACGCTCAGGAGGCCCTCCTGGCCGGCTACCGTCCCTGCAAGGTTTGCCGGCCCCTGGACCCGGCAGGCAGACCGCCGCCGTGGGTGCAGCGGCTGCTGGACGCCATCGAGGCCCATCCTTCCCGTCGCTGGCGGGACCGGGACCTGCTCCGCTTGCACGTCAATCCCGCCACGGCCAGGCGCTGGTTTCAAAACAACTACGGCCTGACCTTCCACGCCTACAGCCGTGCGCGGCGGCTCGGCCAGGCCCTGGGTCGCATACAGGACGGCTCATCCGTCATCCAGGCCGCATACGGCGAGGGCTACGACTCCCTGAGCGGATTTAACGCCGCGTTCCGCAAGCTGCTGGGAGCCTCCCCATCGGCACTGGCCACCGTGACCGTCCTGTACCTCAAGCGCATCGCCACACCCCTTGGACTGATGCTCGCCGCTGCCAGCCCGGAGCGCCTGTATCTGCTGGAGTTCATGGACCGCCGCGCGCTGGAGAGCCAGCTGCGGGGCCTCCGGCGGCTTACCGGAGCGGCCCTCATCGGAGGGGAGTCGCCCATCTTGGCGACCCTCGAGTCCCAGTTGGAGGATTACTTCAGCGGCAGCTCGAAGTCCTTTTCGGTCCCGTTGGCGACTCCCGGCACCCCCTTTCAGCAGAGTGTCTGGGCGGCCCTGCGGGATATTCCCCCCGGACAGACCCGCAGCTACCTCGACGTGGCCCGCTCCATCGGCCAGTCCACTGCCGTCAGGGCGGTGGCCGGGCCAACGGCGCCAACCGGCTGGCGATCATCATTCCCTGCCACCGCGTCATCGGCAGTGATGGCCAGCTGACTGGCTACGGTGGGGGGCTGTGGCGCAAGCGCCGCCTGCTGGAACTGGAGGGTGCCCACCTGGACCCAATCCAGCTGCCCGCCTGATTCCCGTCCCTGACATTGATCGCGGGTCAGCGGCGCGCATCTTTGGAATCTATTTCCTCTGGCCCGCCGTCGCTTCTATTAATATTTCAGCTGGCAAGACCGGGATTTTTTTCAAAATAATACTTACGGGGATGGGTCATGTTAACTCGCCGGATGTCCTTGTTTTCGACGCTTTTGCTCATGGCTTGCACCGTTCGGGCGCCCTTCCCTGCGGGCGAGCTGGTCGATCTCTCTTACGCCTTCGATGAAGCGACGATTTTCTGGCCCACCGAGGAGGGCTTCGTTCTGGAGCAGGGTCCCGCCGGTATGACGGAGCAGGGCTATTACTACGCCGCCAACCGTTTTCGCATGGCCGAGCACGGCGGCACCCACATCGACGCCCCTATCCACTTCAGTGAACGCGGCCTCACGGTCGACCAGATCCCCCTGGAGCAGCTCATGGGGCCGGCGGTGGTCGTGGATTTGTCCGCCCAATGCGCCGCCAATCGGGACTACCAGGTTCAGGTGGTCGATTTCATGCAATGGGAAGCGACCCATGGCTCCATTCCTCAAGGCACTATCGTTCTGTTGCGCACCGGCTTTGGCCGGTTCTGGCCCCATCGAGAACGCTACATGGGAACTGCCATGAGGGGGCCGGAGGCTGTGCCCCTGCTCCATTTTCCCGGCTTACATGCCGCCGCCGCACAGTGGCTGGTGGAAGAGCGGGGGATGAAGGCCGTGGGTCTGGATACGCCCAGCATCGACTACGGCCAGTCCACCGGCTTTGAGAGCCACGTGACCCTGTTTCAGGCCAACGTGCCGGCCTTTGAGAACCTGGCCAACCTGGACCGGCTACCCGCCACGGGGTTCTTTGTCGTGGCGCTCCCTATGAAGATTCGGGGCGGCAGCGGCGCGCCTCTGCGCGTGGTGGCCGTGCTGCCGGACTGACGGGCGCCCGCCCTACCGAAAAACGCAGTCAGGGGCGGGCTCGTGGATAAGTTGGCGCGAAATGGCGCTCGAAGCCGGCTGCCGCTCGGCTTGGGGGTAGCACCGGAGGGAGGCCATTAATCACTCCCATCTCCTCTCCCCCTGCGTTTGATAGCAAATCCGCTAATCTTGATTCCGTCGATTATTTGGTTGTTCGTAAGTGAATTGGGGCCGACTGAATGGTGCTCTATTTTCATCTGCGTAAGGGCGTCGGCACCCATTTCAACACAAATGCTGTATATATGGGCGATGACTTTTTGCGGATCTAGCGGGTCCGGCTTTAAACGGTATTTTTGCCAATTCTTGTATAGTGGGTCTGAGATGACAGGGGCAGAAACCACATTTGCTCGCGGCGTATAAGTTACCTGAACGAGGCCCAATGATTCATAGTCACCATCATAGTTGTTCGGTGTAAACAGAAACCCCTTTTTGGAATACTCGGAAAAGACAAATCCTGTAGCAGAAAATAGCTCTGGTAGGGGGAGGGGGGGCGGGGGTGTAGTACACGACCAGCCGAACAAAATTAGACCGACCAGTGCAATGATATATTTCATGTTACCTCGCTAGAATTTATGCCACGCCACTT from Candidatus Neomarinimicrobiota bacterium harbors:
- a CDS encoding cyclase family protein, whose amino-acid sequence is MLTRRMSLFSTLLLMACTVRAPFPAGELVDLSYAFDEATIFWPTEEGFVLEQGPAGMTEQGYYYAANRFRMAEHGGTHIDAPIHFSERGLTVDQIPLEQLMGPAVVVDLSAQCAANRDYQVQVVDFMQWEATHGSIPQGTIVLLRTGFGRFWPHRERYMGTAMRGPEAVPLLHFPGLHAAAAQWLVEERGMKAVGLDTPSIDYGQSTGFESHVTLFQANVPAFENLANLDRLPATGFFVVALPMKIRGGSGAPLRVVAVLPD